A region of Gracilinanus agilis isolate LMUSP501 chromosome 3, AgileGrace, whole genome shotgun sequence DNA encodes the following proteins:
- the SLC2A1 gene encoding solute carrier family 2, facilitated glucose transporter member 1 produces the protein MESGGKQVTACLMLAVGSAVLGSLQFGYNTGVINAPQKVIEEFYNRTWLSRYDEPIPTTTLTTLWSLSVAIFSVGGMIGSFSVGLFVNRFGRRNSMLMMNSLAFLASVLMGFSKMAQSFEMLILGRFIIGLYCGLTTGFVPMYVGEVSPTALRGALGTLHQLGIVIGILIAQVFGLDSIMGNEELWPLLLGFIFIPSVIQCALLPFCPESPRFLLINRNEENKAKSVLKKLRGTTDVSSDLQEMKEESRQMMREKKVTILELFRSPMYRQPVLIAVVLQLSQQLSGINAVFYYSTSIFEKSGVEQPVYATIGSGVVNTAFTVVSLFVVERAGRRTLHLIGLAGMAGCAVLMTIALALLDQLPWMSYISIVAIFGFVAFFEIGPGPIPWFIVAELFSQGPRPAAFAVAGLSNWSSNFIVGMCFQYVEQLCGPYVFIIFTVLLVLFFIFTYFKVPETRGRTFDEIASGFRQGGASQSDKTPDEFHSLGADSQV, from the exons GTGATAGAGGAATTTTACAATAGGACCTGGCTGTCTCGATATGATGAACCCATCCCGACCACTACCCTGACCACTTTGTGGTCCCTCTCCGTGGCCATCTTCTCTGTGGGTGGTATGATCGGCTCCTTCTCTGTGGGTCTCTTTGTCAACCGTTTTGGCCG GCGCAACTCCATGCTCATGATGAACAGTCTTGCCTTTCTTGCTTCTGTGCTCATGGGCTTCTCCAAAATGGCCCAGTCCTTTGAGATGCTCATCTTGGGGCGCTTCATTATTGGCTTGTACTGTGGCCTTACCACAGGCTTTGTGCCCATGTATGTCGGGGAGGTGTCCCCCACAGCCCTACGTGGAGCTTTGGGCACCCTTCACCAGCTAGGCATCGTCATCGGCATCCTCATTGCCCAG GTATTTGGCCTGGACTCCATCATGGGTAATGAAGAACTGTGGCCCCTTCTCTTGGGGTTCATCTTCATCCCATCCGTGATCCAGTGTGCCCTGCTGCCCTTCTGTCCTGAGAGCCCCCGCTTCCTGCTCATCAACCGCAATGAAGAGAATAAGGCCAAGAGTG TACTGAAGAAACTTCGAGGAACCACCGATGTGAGTAGTGACCTTCAGGAGATGAAGGAGGAAAGCCGGCAGATGATGCGGGAGAAGAAAGTGACCATCCTGGAGTTGTTCCGCTCACCCATGTACCGACAGCCGGTCCTCATTGCTGTGGTGCTCCAGCTGTCCCAGCAGCTCTCCGGGATCAATGCT GTCTTCTATTACTCCACCAGCATCTTCGAGAAGTCTGGAGTGGAACAACCAGTCTACGCCACCATTGGTTCTGGGGTGGTCAACACTGCATTCACTGTCGTGTCG CTATTTGTGGTGGAGCGGGCTGGACGGCGAACTTTGCACCTCATTGGCCTAGCGGGCATGGCAGGATGTGCCGTGCTCATGACGATCGCTCTGGCCCTCCTG GACCAGCTCCCTTGGATGTCCTACATAAGCATTGTGGCTATCTTTGGCTTTGTGGCTTTCTTTGAGATTGGCCCTGGCCCCATCCCCTGGTTCATCGTTGCTGAGCTTTTCAGCCAGGGTCCTCGCCCAGCTGCCTTTGCTGTGGCTGGTTTGTCCAATTGGTCCTCTAACTTTATTGTTGGAATGTGCTTCCAGTATGTGGAG CAACTGTGTGGTCCCTACGTCTTCATCATTTTCACTGTGCTGCTCGtcctcttcttcatcttcacCTACTTCAAAGTCCCTGAGACAAGAGGCCGGACCTTTGATGAAATTGCCTCTGGCTTCCGGCAAGGGGGAGCTAGCCAGAGTGACAAGACACCTGATGAGTTCCACAGCCTGGGAGCCGACTCCCAAGTGTGA